The Electrophorus electricus isolate fEleEle1 chromosome 19, fEleEle1.pri, whole genome shotgun sequence genome has a segment encoding these proteins:
- the LOC113573501 gene encoding SH3 domain and tetratricopeptide repeat-containing protein 1 isoform X3 yields MVEGPDRLPADKGTQEVLSGKLRVLETDLMKVTTLIAEFSAHLVYISSEERTIFIIFKTFEEIWKFTTYYKMGFLGQCLENLLLDQEFWLNTLDQKDSGIEVSIKEEMLNLMYKRFLMQEGSFFGSCTMNQMFDSSTSGSDLYLEKGEIVLFEPPFLGSGWTVLSLTDGSRGTKTRPALEPVIPFHQWFLKSCPENVLVGSQKTCCDLPFQLAVGVCEATEVYDGNRYDELSFEAGDRIIILGLLVTCFEWFMGRLERTGNTGLVKTSLVKATSSLCESDEIFLKEEDRKIFTLEQEKIKEETIVLLKKTFQSDVATVYKLDLAKSRSLQHSPTTASADYIEVYVDLKRKINSILSEMNELHRKEIPLDRTELQTDEPNETPQRIPHFPVCSEMDCTSPDGQHSLLSFLGSRDHQPEFHLLYSAYPEFLLSHFHGYSDEEELVAYLGVARENAKKKHMSWAQSRICFLLGQLCASRSKFSQARVYYEEALSVPRDYFTDLHLLSAIYSNLALIYLTQKNAEKYFSMSERFAALLMAIYNCLSGSEDPEVLKYALKKAILSHNKPTEARICLLLAKLHLMLGDGISAVPFVERLQSLADEMPGACNKMRSHGFLLLSRLYSDHHLPHLAESSAWQACLQVSSSVNDCFCSISLLLENARELHGVDIPTQVAPYLSRAAMLASAGMEPSLAHAHALCLSWLFHQHGMPDRAVRYMRGLLDHACLSCLSQPDATAALMWLAWLYICDQQHHAALDVLDAVLSTLPEYRTTQLEGVIYNMRAIAQRRAGDVKQAAESFRAAAEVCQEFEDTRNWAIALANFGFLCLRVKAKRTAEEYLSQAVQLFSGLEDRGPELCFVAVLLELGKFYISQGSCERGKICFEWALLIAMLHDNSDSQLQASRHLCHLYNEVCPDEVQCIIYNEHQLKLLRRTGDRTLEGEILEKISQLYLCLSTETANRSALECTKRSLGIFIDLGRKRKEAHGWLQAGKIYHILKQTELVDLYVQVAQDIALSTGDTLFILELLEASGDVFFNSTQDREKAICFYKDRALPIAVKTSSVHSQLRLCNKIAELLLQLGHYGEALEYSQTALNISINLADRLNERVAFHRLATLYHCLSQFEMAEHHFLKALSLCPSPLQFDEEALYYVRVYLTLGDIIFYDLKDPFDAAGYYHLALAAAMDLGNKKSQLELCTRLATIYHNFLMDRDLSLHFYQRARAFAADLNIRRINLAPDQSFRTTSQYKLAALPAPRWRPQP; encoded by the exons ATGGTGGAAGGACCGGACCGACTTCCTGCTGACAAGGGCACACAGGAAGTACTCTCTGGGAAGCTGCGTGTACTGGAAACTGACCTCATGAAGGTCACAACCCTGATTGCT GAATTCTCTGCCCACCTCGTATACATCAGTAGTGAGGAAAGGAcaatttttatcatttttaaaacatttgaagaaATATGGAAGTTCACCACCTACTACAAAATgg GTTTTCTGGGTCAGTGCTTGGAGAACCTTCTTTTGGACCAGGAGTTCTGGCTGAACACTTTAGACCAGAAGGACTCAGGGATTGAGGTCTCCATTAAAGAGGAGATGCTTAACCTAATGTACAAACGCTTTTTAATGCAAGAAG GCTCATTTTTTGGGAGTTGTACAATGAATCAGATGTTTGATAGTTCCACATCAGGCAGTGACCTTTATCTGGAGAAGGGGGAAATTGTGTTGTTTGAGCCCCCATTCCTAGGGTCAGGATGGACTGTGCTGTCCTTGACAGATGGATCCAGGGGAACTAAAACCAGGCCGGCACTGGAACCAGTTATTCCCTTTCATCA GTGGTTTCTTAAGTCCTGTCCTGAGAATGTTTTGGTTGGCAGTCAAAAGACGTGCTGTGATCTTCCATTCCAACTTG CTGTAGGTGTCTGTGAGGCAACAGAAGTGTATGATGGGAATAGGTATGATGAGCTGAGTTTCGAGGCTGGTGATCGCATCATCATCCTTGGCCTACTGGTGACCTGCTTTGAGTGGTTCATGGGAAGGCTGGAGCGAACTGGTAATACAGGACTTGTCAAGACAAGCCTGGTCAAAGCAACCAGTTCTCTTTGTGA ATCAGATGAAATCTTTCTgaaagaagaagacagaaagatCTTTACCTTGGAACAAGAGAAGATTAAAGAGGAAACAATTGTCCTGCTGAAGAAAACATTCCAAAGTGATGTGGCTACAGTCTACAAACTTG ATTTGGCAAAGTCAAGATCACTTCAAC ATAGTCCCACTACTGCCAGTGCTGATTACATTGAAGTATATGtggatttgaaaagaaaaatcaacagTATTTTGAGTGAAATGAATGAGCTACATAGAAAAGAGATTCCATTGGATAGGACCGAGCTCCAAACAGATGAACCCAATGAGACACCCCAAAGAATCCCACATTTTCCAGTGTGCTCAGAGATGGATTGTACCAGCCCAGATGGACAGCATTCCTTGCTCTCATTCCTAGGCAGCCGTGACCACCAACCAGAGTTCCACCTCCTGTACAGCGCATATCCAGAATTCCTCCTTTCACACTTCCATGGCTATTCAGACGAGGAGGAGCTTGTGGCATATTTAGGTGTTGCACGGGAGAATGCAAAAAAGAAGCATATGTCATGGGCCCAGAGCAGAATCTGTTTTCTCCTGGGGCAGCTGTGTGCAAGCAGGTCGAAGTTCTCCCAGGCGCGGGTCTACTATGAGGAGGCCTTAAGTGTGCCCAGAGACTATTTCACAGacctgcacctcctctctgccatCTACTCTAACCTGGCTCTGATCTATCTCACACAGAAAAATGCAGAGAAGTATTTTTCTATGTCTGAACGCTTTGCAGCCTTACTGATGGCCATCTATAACTGTTTGTCTGGGTCTGAAGACCCTGAGGTGCTGAAGTATGCTTTGAAAAAAGCCATTCTGTCCCACAACAAGCCTACAGAGGCCCGAATCTGCCTCCTTCTAGCAAAGTTACATCTGATGCTTGGAGACGGCATCAGTGCTGTGCCTTTCGTCGAACGGCTGCAGAGTCTGGCTGATGAGATGCCTGGAGCCTGCAACAAGATGCGGAGTCATGGTTTCTTATTGCTCTCAAGGCTTTACAGTGACCATCATCTTCCTCACCTAGCTGAGAGTTCTGCATGGCAAGCGTGTCTTCAG GTGTCTTCCTCAGTCAATGACTGCTTCTGCAGTATCTCTTTGCTGCTGGAGAACGCGCGTGAGTTGCATGGTGTTGACATCCCGACCCAGGTAGCTCCATATTTGAGCCGAGCTGCCATGTTAGCGTCTGCTGGCATGGAGCCCAGCCTGGCGCATGCTCATGCCCTCTGCTTGTCCTGGCTGTTCCATCAGCACGGCATGCCTGACAGGGCTGTCCGCTACATGCGTGGCCTCCTTGACCACGCGTGCCTTTCCTGCCTCAGCCAGCCGGATGCCACGGCCGCACTCATGTGGCTGGCTTGGCTGTACATTTGCGACCAGCAGCACCATGCCGCGTTGGATGTGCTGGACGCCGTCCTGTCCACCTTGCCCGAGTACCGCACCACGCAACTGGAGGGTGTCATCTACAACATGCGTGCCATCGCCCAGAGGCGTGCCGGCGATGTGAAGCAGGCAGCCGAGAGCTTCCGGGCAGCGGCCGAGGTCTGCCAGGAGTTTGAGGACACGCGCAACTGGGCCATAGCACTGGCCAATTTTGGCTTCTTATGTCTGCGAGTGAAGGCGAAGAGGACTGCTGAGGAATACCTCAGCCAGGCCGTGCAGCTGTTCTCAGGGCTGGAGGACAGAGGCCCGGAGCTCTGCTTTGTTGCTGTGCTCTTGGAACTGGGCAAGTTCTACATCTCCCAGGGTTCCTGTGAGAGGGGGAAGATCTGCTTCGAGTGGGCCCTGTTGATTGCCATGCTCCATGATAACTCCGATA GCCAGCTGCAAGCCTCTCGTCACCTGTGTCACCTGTATAATGAAGTTTGCCCCGATGAGGTGCAGTGTATCATCTATAACGAGCACCAGCTTAAGCTGCTGCGTCGAACAGGTGACAGGACGCTCGAGGGTGAGATACTGGAGAAGATCAGCCAGCTGTACTTGTGCCTGAGCACAGAGAC AGCAAATAGATCTGCATTGGAATGTACCAAAAGAAGTCTGGGAATCTTCATCGAtctggggaggaagaggaaggaagcCCATGGCTGGCTCCAGGCAGGAAAGATTTACCACATCCTCAAACAGACAGAGCTGGTAGATCTCTATGTGCAG GTGGCACAGGACATTGCCTTGAGCACAGGAGACACACTCTTCAttctggagctgctggaggcaTCGGGGGACGTGTTCTTCAACAGTACCCAGGACCGGGAGAAAGCCATCTGCTTCTACAAG gacCGAGCCCTCCCTATTGCAGTGAAAACAAGCAGTGTGCATTCCCAGCTCAGGCTGTGCAATAAGATAGCGGAGTTGCTGCTACAGCTGGGACACTATGGGGAGGCTCTGGAGTATTCACAGACTGCATTAAACATCAGCATCAATCTGG CCGACCGTTTAAATGAGCGAGTAGCCTTCCATCGGCTGGCTACGCTCTACCACTGCCTGAGTCAGTTTGAGATGGCTGAACACCACTTCCTGAAGGCCCTCTCCTTGTGTCCCTCACCTCTGCAGTTTGACGAGGAAGCCCTCTACTATGTCAGGGTGTACCTAACCCTAGGAGACATTATTTTCTATGACCTGAAG GACCCGTTTGATGCCGCAGGCTACTACCACCTAGCTCTGGCGGCTGCCATGGACCTGGGCAATAAGAAGTCTCAGCTCGAGCTGTGCACTCGCCTGGCCACCATCTACCACAACTTCCTCATGGACCGCGATCTCTCCCTACACTTCTACCAGCGGGCACGCGCCTTCGCCGCTGATCTCAACATCCGCCGCATCAACCTGGCACCAGACCAGAGCTTCCGTACCACCTCTCAGTACAAGCTCGCAGCCTTGCCGGCGCCGAGATGGAGGCCTCAGCCATAG